Below is a genomic region from Pseudomonas svalbardensis.
GGCCGATGGCGATATCACTACCAAAGCCGTGAAAGCGGCGAAACCACAGGGAGCCAAATAATGGCGATCGGATTCAGCAACATCCCCGCGGACATTCGTGTTCCGCTGTTCTACGCAGAAATGGACAATTCGGCCGCCAATAGCGCGTCGTCGGCCATGCGCCGTTTGATCGTCGCTCAGGTCAACGACAACATTGCGCCGGCCGAGGTTGGCAAACTGGTGTTGGTGTCCAGCGTGGCGCTGGCCAAAAGCATTGGCGGCCAAGGCTCGATGCTCGCTTCGATGTATGAAACCTGGCGCAAGACCGACCCGATCGGCGAGATCTGGTGCCTGCCGCTGCACAACACCGAAGGAAGCATCGCCAAAGGCGTGTTGACCCTGACCGGCGCGGCCACTCAAAGCGGCGTGCTCAACCTGTATGTCGGCGGCGTTCGTGTTCAAGCAGCCATTGTCAACGGCGCTACTGCGGCTCAAGCGGCCACCGCGCTGGCGCTGAAGATCAACGCCTCGGCAGATCTGCCGGTCAGCGCTGCAGCCGTAGAAGGCATCGTGACGCTGAGCGCCAAATGGACTGGCGACAGCGGTAACGACATCAGCCTGCAATTCAATCGCCTGGGCAAGAGCAATGGCGAAGAAACCCCGGCCGGCCTGACCACGGCCATCACCGCCATGACCGGCGGCGCCGGTGTGCCGGATCAGGTCGCTGCGGTAGCGGCGCTGGGCGATGAGCCGTTCGAGTTCATCTGCATGCCATTCTCGGACCTGTCGACCCTCAACATCTGGCAAGCCGTCATGGATGACAGCACCGGTCGTTGGTCGTGGGCCAAGCAATTGTTCGGTCATGTCTACAGCGCCAAGCGCGGCACCATTGGTACTTTGGTCGCTGCCGGCCAGGCGCGTAATGACCAGCACATGACCCTTCAGGCGCTGGAGCCGGGTGTACCGCAACCGTTCTGGGTTCAGGCCGCCGCACTGGCTGCGCGCACGTCGGTATTCATCTCCGCC
It encodes:
- a CDS encoding phage tail sheath subtilisin-like domain-containing protein, which translates into the protein MAIGFSNIPADIRVPLFYAEMDNSAANSASSAMRRLIVAQVNDNIAPAEVGKLVLVSSVALAKSIGGQGSMLASMYETWRKTDPIGEIWCLPLHNTEGSIAKGVLTLTGAATQSGVLNLYVGGVRVQAAIVNGATAAQAATALALKINASADLPVSAAAVEGIVTLSAKWTGDSGNDISLQFNRLGKSNGEETPAGLTTAITAMTGGAGVPDQVAAVAALGDEPFEFICMPFSDLSTLNIWQAVMDDSTGRWSWAKQLFGHVYSAKRGTIGTLVAAGQARNDQHMTLQALEPGVPQPFWVQAAALAARTSVFISADASRPTQSGSLPGLDPASASERFTLTERQSLLNYGIATAYYEGGYVRIQRSITTYQKNAYGQADNSYLDSETMHQSAFIVRRLQSVITSKYGRHKLASDGTRFGAGQPIVTPSTIRGELIAQYAKLELEGHVENAELFAEHLIVERDVQDPSRVNVLFPPDYINGLRVFALLNQFRLQYDDAA